A part of Arachis hypogaea cultivar Tifrunner chromosome 12, arahy.Tifrunner.gnm2.J5K5, whole genome shotgun sequence genomic DNA contains:
- the LOC112727682 gene encoding 2-oxoglutarate-dependent dioxygenase DAO, with translation MEVPVVDFQQLRNKEEELKKLREACERCGCFRIINHTVPETLMADMKSVAKYLHDLPVEIKTKNKPVIPESGYRPPSEISPFYEGLALYDIHKSPQSVDQFCSQLGVPPKQRKTIEAYGEAVNDLATSVSQKMAESLGVVSTDFKDWPLLFRVIKYSFNAESIGSVGIPMHTDTSFVTLLQDDDKVGGLEIMDHSGSFNAVPPQSGSFLCIIGDVGHIWSNGRFHNVKHRVLCKEATTRLTFGVFMFSPRDGKIDTPTELVDLNHPRLYRSFNYEDLRLFRVSARGELATFLANVANV, from the exons ATGGAGGTTCCTGTAGTAGATTTTCAGCAACTCAGGAACAAAGAGGAGGAGTTGAAGAAGCTAAGAGAGGCATGTGAGAGATGTGGGTGCTTCAGGATCATCAACCACACGGTTCCAGAAACACTCATGGCGGATATGAAATCAGTGGCAAAGTATCTTCACGACCTCCCCGTGGAGATCAAGACGAAGAACAAGCCAGTGATCCCTGAATCTGGCTACAGGCCACCATCTGAAATAAGTCCTTTCTATGAGGGGTTGGCACTCTATGACATTCACAAGTCGCCGCAGTCTGTGGACCAATTCTGCTCTCAATTGGGTGTGCCACCAAAGCAGAG GAAAACAATTGAGGCATATGGTGAAGCTGTTAATGACTTGGCAACAAGTGTATCACAAAAAATGGCCGAGTCTTTGGGCGTAGTGAGTACTGATTTTAAGGACTGGCCATTGCTATTTAGGGTTATCAAGTATAGCTTCAATGCAGAAAGCATAGGCTCCGTAGGAATACCGATGCATACGGATACAAGCTTTGTGACCTTACTTCAAGATGATGATAAAGTTGGAGGTCTTGAAATTATGGACCACTCTGGTTCATTTAATGCAGTCCCTCCCCAATCTGGATCCTTCCTTTGTATTATTGGAGATGTTGGACAC ATATGGAGCAATGGAAGATTTCACAATGTGAAACACCGGGTATTATGCAAGGAAGCAACTACACGTCTTACTTTTGGTGTGTTTATGTTTTCACCAAGGGATGGTAAAATTGATACCCCAACAGAGTTGGTGGACCTTAATCACCCACGGCTATATCGCTCATTCAACTATGAAGATTTAAGGCTGTTTCGAGTTAGCGCACGAGGGGAATTAGCAACGTTCTTGGCCAATGTTG